The following are from one region of the Vidua macroura isolate BioBank_ID:100142 chromosome 15, ASM2450914v1, whole genome shotgun sequence genome:
- the HNRNPAB gene encoding heterogeneous nuclear ribonucleoprotein A/B isoform X1, with product MSEAEQQLAAGATQNGHEAAESAGEQQAETGGAAAAAGAAGAAGAAAAAGAGPAAGTAGTAASQNGAEGDQINASKNEEDAGKMFVGGLSWDTSKKDLKDYFTKFGEVTDCTIKMDPNTGRSRGFGFILFKEPGSVEKVLEQKEHRLDGRLIDPKKAMAMKKDPVKKIFVGGLNPEATEEKIREYFGEFGEIEAIELPMDPKTNKRRGFVFITFKEEDPVKKVLEKKFHNVSGSKCEIKVAQPKEVYQQQQFSSGGGRGSYGGRGRGGRGGAQSQNWNQGYGNYWNQGYGNQGYGYQQGYGGYGGYDYSGYGYYGYGPGYDYSQGSANYGKTPRRGGHQNNYKPY from the exons ATGTcggaagcagagcagcagctggcgGCCGGCGCCACCCAGAACGGGCACGAAGCGGCCGAGAGcgctggggagcagcaggccGAGACCGGCGGGGCCGctgcggcggcgggagcggcaggagcagcgggagcggcggcggcggcgggagccggCCCGGCGGCGGGAACAGCGGGCACGGCCGCCAGCCAGAATGGGGCCGAGGGCGACCAGATCAACGCCAGCAAGAACGAGGAGGACGCGGG GAAGATGTTTGTTGGTGGCCTCAGTTGGGATACAAGCAAAAAAGACTTGAAAGATTACTTCACCAAATTTGGTGAGGTAACCGACTGTACGATAAAGATGGACCCTAACACAGGAAGATCCAGAGGCTTTGGATTTATTCTCTTCAAAGAACCCGGGAGTGTTGAAAAG GTTCTGGAACAGAAAGAACACAGACTAGATGGACGACTAATTGACCCCAAGAAGGCCATGGCAATGAAAAAGGAtccagtgaagaaaatatttgttggTGGGCTAAACCCAGAAGctacagaagagaaaatcagGGAATACTTCGGAGAGTTTGGAGAG ATTGAAGCAATTGAACTGCCAATGGATCCAAAGACCAACAAAAGGAGGGGATTTGTGTTCATCACTTTCAAGGAAGAGGATCCAGTGAAGAAGGTTTTGGAGAAGAAATTCCATAATGTCAGCGGAAGCAAG tgtGAGATTAAGGTAGCACAGCCAAAAGAAGTGTACCAGCAGCAACAGTTCAGTAGTGGTGGAGGAAGAGGTAGCTAtggaggaagaggcagaggtGGAAGAGGCGGCG CTCAAAGTCAAAATTGGAATCAAGGTTATGGCAATTACTGGAACCAGGGTTATGGGAATCAAGGATACGGCTATCAGCAAGGTTATGGTGGCTATGGAGGCTATGATTATTCAGGATATGGGTATTATGGATATGGACCAGGCTATGATTACA GTCAAGGCAGTGCAAATTATGGGAAGACACCAAGACGTGGTGGTCATCAGAATAACTACAAGCCATATTGA
- the NME5 gene encoding nucleoside diphosphate kinase homolog 5 isoform X3, which produces MEVLMPEPQIYVERTLAIIKPDVICKEEEIEDLILRSGFHIIQKRKLQLSPEQCSNFYAEQFGKVFFPNLTAYMSSGPIVAMVLARNCAVSYWKELLGPSNSLRARITHPHSLRALYGTDELRNGLHGSLSISSAEKEIRFIFPEAILEPVPTGQRARDYLNLYVKPTLLAGLTALCKEKPADPLIWLADWLIEHNPNKPKLQYHVSQ; this is translated from the exons ATGGAGGTCTTAATGCCTGAACCACAGATTTATGTGGAAAGAACTCTGGCTATCATCAAACCAGATGTCATTtgtaaagaagaagaaatagagGATCTCATTCTCCGATCAGGATTCCACATAATTCAG AAACGGAAGCTCCAGTTAAGCCCAGAGCAATGTAGCAACTTCTACGCAGAACAATTTGGAAAAgtgttttttcctaatttaaCAGCCTATATGAGTTCTGGTCCTATAGTTGCTATGGTTCTTGCTAGAAATTGTGCAGTCTCATACTGGAAGGAATTGCTGGGACCATCCAACAGCCTAAGAGCTAGGATAACTCACCCTCACAG CTTAAGAGCACTCTATGGGACTGATGAGCTGAGGAATGGGCTCCACGGCAGTCTCAGCATCTcctcagcagagaaggaaattcGATTCATCTTTCCAGAAG CAATCTTGGAGCCAGTTCCCACTGGACAAAGAGCTCGGGATTACCTGAACCTGTATGTGAAGCCCAcgctgctggcagggctcacTGCCCTGTGCAAAGAGAAGCCAGCAGACCCCCTG ATTTGGCTTGCTGACTGGCTAATTGAACACAATCCTAATAAACCTAAGCTACA
- the PHYKPL gene encoding 5-phosphohydroxy-L-lysine phospho-lyase isoform X1 translates to MKAKGQYMYDENGRQYLDCINNVAHVGHCHPDIVKAAHEQNQLLNTNSRYLHDNLVDYAERLSKTLPEKLCIFYFLNSGSEANDLALRLARQYTKHEDVIVLDHAYHGHLTSLIDISPYKFRNLEGQKEWVHVAPVPDTYRGLYREDHEDSVTAYADEVKNIIEHAHKRGRKIAAFFVESLPSVGGQIIPPAGYFQKVAEHVHKAGGVFIADEIQVGFGRVGKHFWAFQLQGEDFIPDIVTMGKPIGNGHPLACVATTKEIAEAFAATGVEYFNTFGGNPVSCAIGLAVLDVIEKEHLQAHATEVGNFLMKTLKEQQIKHPIIGDVRGCGLFIGVDLIKDQAERTPATAEAEDLITRLKEKYILLSTDGPGRNVLKFKPPMCFNMEDAKFVVETIDKILTDMEKECLNQQKTPIWST, encoded by the exons ATGAAGGCCAAAGGCCAGTATATGTATGATGAGAATGGGAGACAGTACCTTGACTGCATAAACAATGTTGCTCACG TTGGACACTGTCACCCTGATATAGTAAAGGCAGCCCATGAACAGAATCAATTGTTAAATACAAATTCTCGTTACCTTCATGACAACTTGGTTGATTATGCAGAGAGACTTTCAAAAACACTACCTGAGAAATTATGTATCTTCTATTTTTTGAATTCTGG ATCTGAAGCCAACGACCTTGCTCTGAGATTGGCACGACAGTACACAAAACATGAGGATGTTATCGTTTTAGACCA TGCTTACCATGGACATCTGACATCTTTGATTGACATAAGCCCATATAAATTCAGAAATCTAGAAGGACAAAAGGAATGGGTCCACGTG GCTCCTGTTCCAGACACATACAGAGGACTTTATAGAGAAGACCATGAAGATTCAGTAACAGCCTATGCTgatgaagtaaaaaatattattgagcATGCACATAAGAGAGGCAGAAAG attgctgcattttttgttGAATCTCTACCAAGTGTGGGTGGTCAAATCATTCCCCCAGCAGGGTATTTTCAGAAGGTTGCAGA GCATGTGCACAAGGCAGGAGGTGTATTTATTGCTGATGAAATTCAAGTTGGCTTTGGCAGGGTTGGCAAGCACTTTTGGGCATTCCAGCTTCAGGGAGAAGATTTTATACCTGATATTGTCACTATGGGGAAACCAATAGGAAATGGGCACCCACTTGCTTGTGtagcaacaacaaaagaaattgCAGAAGCATTTGCGGCCACAGGAGTAGAGTATTTTAATACA TTTGGTGGGAACCCTGTTTCATGTGCCATTGGATTAGCTGTGTTAGATGTAATTGAAAAGGAACACCTTCAGGCTCATGCCACAGAGGTAGGCAACTTCTTGATGAAGACACTCAAGGAGCAGCAAATCAAGCATCCCATCATCGGTGATGTCAG AGGTTGTGGCTTATTCATTGGAGTGGACTTAATCAAGGACCAAGCAGAAAGGactccagccacagcagaagcagaggaTTTAATAACAAG ActtaaggaaaaatatattctacTGAGTACAGATGGGCCAGGAAGAAATGTGCTGAAATTCAAGCCCCCAATGTGTTTTAACATGGAGGATGCAAAATTTGTTGTGGAGACAATTGACAAAATActaacag ATATGGAAAAAGAATGTCTGAACCAACAGAAAACACCTATTTGGTCCACCTGA
- the PHYKPL gene encoding 5-phosphohydroxy-L-lysine phospho-lyase isoform X2, with the protein MRAAQPRSRQQTLALRRQLVGSSCKLFFPNDPVKIMKAKGQYMYDENGRQYLDCINNVAHVGHCHPDIVKAAHEQNQLLNTNSRYLHDNLVDYAERLSKTLPEKLCIFYFLNSGSEANDLALRLARQYTKHEDVIVLDHAYHGHLTSLIDISPYKFRNLEGQKEWVHVAPVPDTYRGLYREDHEDSVTAYADEVKNIIEHAHKRGRKIAAFFVESLPSVGGQIIPPAGYFQKVAEHVHKAGGVFIADEIQVGFGRVGKHFWAFQLQGEDFIPDIVTMGKPIGNGHPLACVATTKEIAEAFAATGVEYFNTFGGNPVSCAIGLAVLDVIEKEHLQAHATEVGNFLMKTLKEQQIKHPIIGDVRGCGLFIGVDLIKDQAERTPATAEAEDLITRLKEKYILLSTDGPGRNVLKFKPPMCFNMEDAKFVVETIDKILTDMEKECLNQQKTPIWST; encoded by the exons CTCTTCTTGCAAGCTGTTTTTTCCTAATGATCCAGTGAAGATCATGAAGGCCAAAGGCCAGTATATGTATGATGAGAATGGGAGACAGTACCTTGACTGCATAAACAATGTTGCTCACG TTGGACACTGTCACCCTGATATAGTAAAGGCAGCCCATGAACAGAATCAATTGTTAAATACAAATTCTCGTTACCTTCATGACAACTTGGTTGATTATGCAGAGAGACTTTCAAAAACACTACCTGAGAAATTATGTATCTTCTATTTTTTGAATTCTGG ATCTGAAGCCAACGACCTTGCTCTGAGATTGGCACGACAGTACACAAAACATGAGGATGTTATCGTTTTAGACCA TGCTTACCATGGACATCTGACATCTTTGATTGACATAAGCCCATATAAATTCAGAAATCTAGAAGGACAAAAGGAATGGGTCCACGTG GCTCCTGTTCCAGACACATACAGAGGACTTTATAGAGAAGACCATGAAGATTCAGTAACAGCCTATGCTgatgaagtaaaaaatattattgagcATGCACATAAGAGAGGCAGAAAG attgctgcattttttgttGAATCTCTACCAAGTGTGGGTGGTCAAATCATTCCCCCAGCAGGGTATTTTCAGAAGGTTGCAGA GCATGTGCACAAGGCAGGAGGTGTATTTATTGCTGATGAAATTCAAGTTGGCTTTGGCAGGGTTGGCAAGCACTTTTGGGCATTCCAGCTTCAGGGAGAAGATTTTATACCTGATATTGTCACTATGGGGAAACCAATAGGAAATGGGCACCCACTTGCTTGTGtagcaacaacaaaagaaattgCAGAAGCATTTGCGGCCACAGGAGTAGAGTATTTTAATACA TTTGGTGGGAACCCTGTTTCATGTGCCATTGGATTAGCTGTGTTAGATGTAATTGAAAAGGAACACCTTCAGGCTCATGCCACAGAGGTAGGCAACTTCTTGATGAAGACACTCAAGGAGCAGCAAATCAAGCATCCCATCATCGGTGATGTCAG AGGTTGTGGCTTATTCATTGGAGTGGACTTAATCAAGGACCAAGCAGAAAGGactccagccacagcagaagcagaggaTTTAATAACAAG ActtaaggaaaaatatattctacTGAGTACAGATGGGCCAGGAAGAAATGTGCTGAAATTCAAGCCCCCAATGTGTTTTAACATGGAGGATGCAAAATTTGTTGTGGAGACAATTGACAAAATActaacag ATATGGAAAAAGAATGTCTGAACCAACAGAAAACACCTATTTGGTCCACCTGA
- the NME5 gene encoding nucleoside diphosphate kinase homolog 5 isoform X2 — MEVLMPEPQIYVERTLAIIKPDVICKEEEIEDLILRSGFHIIQKRKLQLSPEQCSNFYAEQFGKVFFPNLTAYMSSGPIVAMVLARNCAVSYWKELLGPSNSLRARITHPHSLRALYGTDELRNGLHGSLSISSAEKEIRFIFPEAILEPVPTGQRARDYLNLYVKPTLLAGLTALCKEKPADPLMASESVSEILAVSTEVVSASSLNLAC, encoded by the exons ATGGAGGTCTTAATGCCTGAACCACAGATTTATGTGGAAAGAACTCTGGCTATCATCAAACCAGATGTCATTtgtaaagaagaagaaatagagGATCTCATTCTCCGATCAGGATTCCACATAATTCAG AAACGGAAGCTCCAGTTAAGCCCAGAGCAATGTAGCAACTTCTACGCAGAACAATTTGGAAAAgtgttttttcctaatttaaCAGCCTATATGAGTTCTGGTCCTATAGTTGCTATGGTTCTTGCTAGAAATTGTGCAGTCTCATACTGGAAGGAATTGCTGGGACCATCCAACAGCCTAAGAGCTAGGATAACTCACCCTCACAG CTTAAGAGCACTCTATGGGACTGATGAGCTGAGGAATGGGCTCCACGGCAGTCTCAGCATCTcctcagcagagaaggaaattcGATTCATCTTTCCAGAAG CAATCTTGGAGCCAGTTCCCACTGGACAAAGAGCTCGGGATTACCTGAACCTGTATGTGAAGCCCAcgctgctggcagggctcacTGCCCTGTGCAAAGAGAAGCCAGCAGACCCCCTG ATGGCATCAGAAAGTGTCTCAGAAATACTTGCTGTCAGCACAGAGGTTGTCTCAGCCAGTTCCTTAA ATTTGGCTTGCTGA
- the HNRNPAB gene encoding heterogeneous nuclear ribonucleoprotein A/B isoform X2, producing the protein MSEAEQQLAAGATQNGHEAAESAGEQQAETGGAAAAAGAAGAAGAAAAAGAGPAAGTAGTAASQNGAEGDQINASKNEEDAGKMFVGGLSWDTSKKDLKDYFTKFGEVTDCTIKMDPNTGRSRGFGFILFKEPGSVEKVLEQKEHRLDGRLIDPKKAMAMKKDPVKKIFVGGLNPEATEEKIREYFGEFGEIEAIELPMDPKTNKRRGFVFITFKEEDPVKKVLEKKFHNVSGSKCEIKVAQPKEVYQQQQFSSGGGRGSYGGRGRGGRGGGQGSANYGKTPRRGGHQNNYKPY; encoded by the exons ATGTcggaagcagagcagcagctggcgGCCGGCGCCACCCAGAACGGGCACGAAGCGGCCGAGAGcgctggggagcagcaggccGAGACCGGCGGGGCCGctgcggcggcgggagcggcaggagcagcgggagcggcggcggcggcgggagccggCCCGGCGGCGGGAACAGCGGGCACGGCCGCCAGCCAGAATGGGGCCGAGGGCGACCAGATCAACGCCAGCAAGAACGAGGAGGACGCGGG GAAGATGTTTGTTGGTGGCCTCAGTTGGGATACAAGCAAAAAAGACTTGAAAGATTACTTCACCAAATTTGGTGAGGTAACCGACTGTACGATAAAGATGGACCCTAACACAGGAAGATCCAGAGGCTTTGGATTTATTCTCTTCAAAGAACCCGGGAGTGTTGAAAAG GTTCTGGAACAGAAAGAACACAGACTAGATGGACGACTAATTGACCCCAAGAAGGCCATGGCAATGAAAAAGGAtccagtgaagaaaatatttgttggTGGGCTAAACCCAGAAGctacagaagagaaaatcagGGAATACTTCGGAGAGTTTGGAGAG ATTGAAGCAATTGAACTGCCAATGGATCCAAAGACCAACAAAAGGAGGGGATTTGTGTTCATCACTTTCAAGGAAGAGGATCCAGTGAAGAAGGTTTTGGAGAAGAAATTCCATAATGTCAGCGGAAGCAAG tgtGAGATTAAGGTAGCACAGCCAAAAGAAGTGTACCAGCAGCAACAGTTCAGTAGTGGTGGAGGAAGAGGTAGCTAtggaggaagaggcagaggtGGAAGAGGCGGCG GTCAAGGCAGTGCAAATTATGGGAAGACACCAAGACGTGGTGGTCATCAGAATAACTACAAGCCATATTGA
- the NME5 gene encoding nucleoside diphosphate kinase homolog 5 isoform X1, whose amino-acid sequence MEVLMPEPQIYVERTLAIIKPDVICKEEEIEDLILRSGFHIIQKRKLQLSPEQCSNFYAEQFGKVFFPNLTAYMSSGPIVAMVLARNCAVSYWKELLGPSNSLRARITHPHSLRALYGTDELRNGLHGSLSISSAEKEIRFIFPEAILEPVPTGQRARDYLNLYVKPTLLAGLTALCKEKPADPLMASESVSEILAVSTEIWLADWLIEHNPNKPKLQYHVSQ is encoded by the exons ATGGAGGTCTTAATGCCTGAACCACAGATTTATGTGGAAAGAACTCTGGCTATCATCAAACCAGATGTCATTtgtaaagaagaagaaatagagGATCTCATTCTCCGATCAGGATTCCACATAATTCAG AAACGGAAGCTCCAGTTAAGCCCAGAGCAATGTAGCAACTTCTACGCAGAACAATTTGGAAAAgtgttttttcctaatttaaCAGCCTATATGAGTTCTGGTCCTATAGTTGCTATGGTTCTTGCTAGAAATTGTGCAGTCTCATACTGGAAGGAATTGCTGGGACCATCCAACAGCCTAAGAGCTAGGATAACTCACCCTCACAG CTTAAGAGCACTCTATGGGACTGATGAGCTGAGGAATGGGCTCCACGGCAGTCTCAGCATCTcctcagcagagaaggaaattcGATTCATCTTTCCAGAAG CAATCTTGGAGCCAGTTCCCACTGGACAAAGAGCTCGGGATTACCTGAACCTGTATGTGAAGCCCAcgctgctggcagggctcacTGCCCTGTGCAAAGAGAAGCCAGCAGACCCCCTG ATGGCATCAGAAAGTGTCTCAGAAATACTTGCTGTCAGCACAGAG ATTTGGCTTGCTGACTGGCTAATTGAACACAATCCTAATAAACCTAAGCTACA